A genome region from Bacteroidales bacterium includes the following:
- the atpF gene encoding F0F1 ATP synthase subunit B, with translation MELVTPGLGLIFWMTLAFGVLLYILGRFAWKPIMKSLSEREDSIDDALHQADKARQEMLDMKFSNEQMLAEAKEERDALLQQARVIKEKIIEEARQKGTDEANRIIESARETIENDKKAAMVDLRNQIALLSIEIAEKVLKRELDNKEKQNEYAGELIRKTSLN, from the coding sequence ATGGAATTAGTTACCCCCGGATTAGGGCTAATCTTCTGGATGACGCTGGCTTTTGGTGTCTTACTTTACATCCTGGGACGCTTTGCCTGGAAGCCTATCATGAAGTCTTTGTCAGAACGAGAAGACTCTATTGATGATGCTTTGCATCAGGCCGACAAGGCACGTCAGGAAATGCTGGATATGAAGTTTAGCAACGAGCAAATGCTGGCCGAAGCCAAAGAAGAGCGGGATGCTTTGCTGCAACAGGCAAGGGTGATAAAAGAAAAAATCATCGAAGAGGCACGCCAAAAAGGTACTGATGAAGCTAACCGCATCATCGAGAGTGCCCGCGAGACCATCGAAAACGATAAGAAAGCCGCCATGGTGGATTTGAGAAATCAGATTGCCCTGCTTTCCATAGAGATTGCTGAGAAGGTTTTGAAACGCGAACTCGACAACAAAGAAAAGCAGAACGAATATGCCGGAGAACTCATTCGTAAAACAAGCCTTAACTAA
- the atpH gene encoding ATP synthase F1 subunit delta: protein MDLAIISKRYAQALFNLSLEMNRLERINDDVKLIQEVVAENPHFRRLLSSPVVSDGKKTRIINGVFGRHLDELTMRFLQLITRKEREVFLKEIADAFVVIYKKHHRILPVKLTTSAPLDEETRKNLLEMLHKDLDHKIELIEHIDPEVIGGFVLNFDNKKYDASIRRKLDRLHKTFEENPYVKGF, encoded by the coding sequence ATGGATTTAGCCATCATTTCAAAACGATATGCGCAGGCACTTTTCAATCTGTCACTGGAGATGAACCGGCTGGAGCGTATCAATGATGATGTGAAACTGATACAGGAAGTGGTTGCTGAAAATCCACATTTCCGCAGGTTGTTGAGCAGCCCTGTTGTGTCTGATGGTAAAAAAACCCGTATTATTAATGGTGTTTTCGGCCGGCATCTCGACGAGCTTACCATGCGCTTTCTGCAGCTAATAACCCGCAAAGAACGTGAGGTGTTCCTGAAGGAGATCGCAGATGCTTTTGTTGTTATTTACAAAAAACACCACCGCATCCTCCCCGTGAAGCTTACCACCTCGGCGCCACTTGACGAAGAGACACGCAAAAACCTATTGGAGATGCTCCACAAGGATTTGGATCATAAAATAGAACTCATCGAGCACATTGACCCTGAGGTGATCGGTGGTTTTGTGCTCAATTTCGACAACAAGAAATACGACGCCAGCATACGGCGCAAACTCGACAGACTTCATAAGACATTCGAGGAGAACCCATACGTCAAAGGATTTTAG
- a CDS encoding Gfo/Idh/MocA family oxidoreductase: protein MKNDFSRRAFLKTASIAGLAIAAAPTLVFGNPLKPSKVNIALIGTGLRGQNHLFNLLQRDDIEISAICDVDGQMLNKALKMIREAGHREPTTFTGSEYAYRDMLRLPEVQGVVISTPWLWHPVMAVDTMKAGKYTGLEVSAANTIEDCWDMVNASESSGSHCMILENVCYRRDIMAIHNMVKQGIFGELLHCHCGYQHDLRDVLFNDGTQAYGGGVEFGEAGYSEARWRTEHYLKRNGDVYPTHGVGPIANMLDINRGNRFLSLTSTATKARGINNYIVEKGGADHPNARLEWKMGDIITTTITTTNGESIIVLHDTTLPRPYSLGFRVQGTKGLWMNDGNQIYIEGTSQSHRWEDSKPYIDKYDHPLWKTYESLAEGSGHGGMDFFVMNAFVESIKRGITPPLDVYDAAAWSVITPLSERSIANGSEPQDFPDFTRGRWIKRKPVFGISSTY from the coding sequence ATGAAAAACGATTTCTCACGACGGGCTTTTTTAAAAACAGCGTCAATTGCAGGACTGGCAATAGCTGCTGCCCCCACTCTGGTTTTTGGTAATCCGCTGAAACCCTCCAAAGTTAATATTGCCCTAATAGGCACCGGGCTGCGTGGGCAAAATCATCTTTTCAACTTGCTTCAGCGCGACGACATAGAAATTAGCGCTATCTGCGATGTGGATGGACAGATGCTCAACAAAGCTTTGAAAATGATCCGCGAGGCAGGCCATCGCGAGCCGACCACTTTTACCGGCAGCGAATACGCTTACCGCGATATGTTGCGGTTGCCCGAAGTTCAGGGCGTGGTCATTTCTACGCCGTGGCTTTGGCATCCCGTCATGGCGGTGGATACCATGAAAGCCGGTAAATATACGGGTTTGGAAGTGTCGGCAGCCAACACCATCGAAGATTGCTGGGACATGGTGAATGCTTCCGAAAGCAGTGGCAGCCATTGCATGATTCTCGAAAATGTGTGCTACCGCCGCGATATCATGGCCATCCACAACATGGTGAAACAAGGAATTTTTGGCGAATTGCTACACTGCCATTGCGGCTACCAGCACGACCTGCGCGACGTTTTGTTCAACGACGGTACGCAGGCCTATGGCGGCGGAGTGGAATTTGGCGAAGCAGGTTATTCGGAAGCACGCTGGCGTACCGAACATTACCTGAAACGCAACGGCGACGTCTATCCCACACATGGTGTCGGCCCCATTGCCAACATGCTTGACATAAACCGCGGCAACCGCTTTTTGTCGCTCACATCCACTGCTACCAAAGCACGTGGCATCAACAATTATATCGTCGAAAAGGGAGGCGCCGACCATCCCAATGCGCGCCTGGAATGGAAAATGGGTGACATTATCACCACCACCATTACAACTACCAACGGCGAATCGATTATCGTGCTTCACGACACCACGCTGCCACGACCTTACTCGCTGGGCTTCCGCGTGCAGGGAACCAAAGGCTTGTGGATGAATGACGGCAACCAGATTTATATCGAAGGGACCAGTCAATCGCATCGCTGGGAGGATTCGAAGCCTTACATCGATAAGTACGATCACCCCCTATGGAAAACTTACGAAAGTCTGGCCGAAGGATCAGGCCACGGTGGCATGGATTTTTTTGTGATGAACGCTTTTGTCGAATCAATCAAACGCGGCATTACTCCGCCACTCGATGTGTATGATGCGGCAGCCTGGAGCGTCATCACGCCGCTCTCGGAACGCTCCATCGCCAATGGCAGCGAGCCACAGGATTTCCCCGACTTTACCCGCGGACGCTGGATAAAACGCAAACCGGTTTTTGGCATCAGCAGTACCTATTAG
- a CDS encoding glycoside hydrolase family 2 TIM barrel-domain containing protein — protein sequence MSKIRYTILIIALLFCGILNGQQDTIFRDIQNPQMTGRGKMAPHAFAIPYANTEQAFANEWEQSPYFKSLNGQWLFHWEPRLPDRPAGFYLPNYDHSSWDSITVPANWELSGYGIPIYVNQSYEWTWDPQPPQIPNIDNPVGAYVTWFEVPDNWQERRVILHVGGVKSSMHLWINGQQAGYSQDSKTPAEFDITSFIKEGKNKLAMQVVRWSDGTYLECQDFWRISGIERDVFLYSKPNLSIDDFFVHAGLTANYIDGVMKTKVLLHNYDPQKTQKATLKLQLFGKSTGSLIDEQTREIKLGGHDATTITFNTKIKSPRRWTAETPELYTVVLTLTEPKIGVQEVVSAKTGFRNIEIKNGQLLVNGEAVMLRGVNRHEHDPLTGHVISEASMLDDVRLMKLHNVNAVRTCHYPDDPRWYSLCDKYGLYVIDEANIESHGMGYGERSLAKDTLWRKAHLERVQNMMERDKNYPSIIIWSMGNEAGDGVNFTACYEWLKQRDPSRPVQYERALLGPNTDIFCPMYASIEYIEKYAQQPQTRPLILCEYAHAMGNSTGNLQDYWDVIKKYDHLQGGFIWDWVDQGILVSEESGTQYYAYGGDFGGKDVPSDGNFCINGLVSPDRTPHPAMAEVKKVYQPLEIVPVNPLGGRFHIINQHDFLNLSHFNLRWEIMSQGRILLEGVIKRPAVAAQTSRTFDLAYDTLHQQAGEEYFINFSLQTNGADGLLPAGYPVATAQFPIPNYMPPVKVVPPAAGELQVIELEGLLRFSGKDFKIDFNKNSGEMVRWTADGKELLEKPMDFNFWRAPTDNDFGNGLDKRCKIWKTAPETRVLRKATFTAIDGSQAIFTAAYYLPEVMADLVVEYTINGRGEVMVDERLTMLPPPDPDVEVLSTSRAGFGRALDLDALPSKLQLDYEYSDKLMDFTIETLVYPSAFGSNNTIWDNAEWAKNRLHYEFRDNGKLCFCLAGNEQITLDFPFADAQWYLISAVYSSTKGIVKFYLDGDLISENTITDGVAADFSGESYLGGYRQGERLFRGKIDEFRLWDVARTAEEIKANAAKPPSGDEKNLILYLDFENMSQMKTMTRNKVLATYIDLRTLRPELPRFGMRWAMPGRYDNLQWFGRGPHENYIDRNTGAFVGKYNSTAAEQYFPYVRPQENGNKTDIRWMMLTDDAGNGLLIDGLPMFSGSTLHNSIEDFDQGTKSNYRHTNDITLRDTVFVTVDLKQMGVGGDDSWGSRTHPQYLLPAADYQFTFRMRPVRNGQPDPFRFRQWEVGE from the coding sequence ATGAGCAAAATTCGTTACACCATATTAATAATAGCCTTGCTTTTTTGCGGGATTTTAAACGGGCAGCAGGATACCATCTTTCGGGATATCCAAAACCCACAGATGACCGGACGTGGCAAGATGGCACCGCATGCTTTTGCCATTCCTTATGCAAACACTGAGCAGGCTTTCGCCAATGAATGGGAGCAGTCGCCGTATTTTAAAAGTCTTAACGGGCAATGGCTTTTCCACTGGGAGCCACGGCTGCCCGACCGGCCAGCTGGTTTTTATCTTCCGAACTATGATCACAGCAGTTGGGACAGCATCACTGTGCCGGCCAACTGGGAGCTGTCGGGATACGGAATCCCTATTTATGTAAATCAGTCGTACGAATGGACGTGGGATCCGCAACCTCCGCAAATCCCCAACATCGATAATCCGGTGGGCGCCTACGTCACCTGGTTTGAAGTGCCCGACAACTGGCAGGAGCGGCGCGTGATATTGCATGTGGGCGGCGTAAAATCGTCGATGCACCTGTGGATAAACGGACAGCAGGCCGGCTACAGCCAGGACAGCAAAACGCCGGCGGAGTTTGATATTACAAGTTTTATAAAAGAAGGTAAAAACAAATTGGCCATGCAGGTGGTGCGCTGGAGCGACGGCACTTACCTCGAATGTCAGGATTTCTGGCGCATCAGCGGCATCGAACGCGATGTGTTTTTGTATTCAAAACCAAATCTTTCCATTGACGACTTCTTTGTGCATGCCGGCCTTACGGCAAATTACATAGATGGCGTTATGAAAACAAAGGTGTTGCTGCATAATTACGACCCACAAAAAACACAGAAAGCTACTCTCAAACTTCAGCTCTTCGGCAAATCCACCGGAAGCCTGATTGACGAGCAAACCCGGGAAATAAAACTCGGCGGGCACGATGCAACTACTATTACTTTTAATACAAAAATAAAATCGCCACGCCGCTGGACGGCCGAAACACCGGAGCTTTATACGGTGGTGCTTACTTTGACAGAACCAAAAATCGGTGTGCAGGAAGTAGTTTCGGCAAAAACCGGATTTAGAAATATCGAAATTAAAAATGGTCAATTGTTAGTTAATGGAGAGGCAGTAATGCTGCGGGGCGTCAACCGCCACGAACATGACCCACTGACCGGACATGTTATCAGCGAGGCTTCCATGCTCGACGATGTCCGGCTGATGAAGCTCCACAACGTGAACGCCGTGCGCACCTGTCACTATCCCGACGACCCGCGCTGGTACAGCCTGTGCGATAAGTATGGCCTTTATGTGATCGACGAAGCCAACATCGAATCGCACGGCATGGGCTATGGCGAGCGCAGTCTGGCCAAAGATACGCTGTGGCGCAAAGCGCATCTCGAGAGGGTGCAAAATATGATGGAGCGCGACAAAAACTACCCGTCGATTATTATCTGGTCGATGGGCAACGAGGCCGGCGACGGTGTTAACTTCACAGCATGTTACGAATGGCTCAAGCAGCGCGACCCGTCCCGACCGGTTCAGTACGAGCGTGCCCTGCTGGGACCCAACACCGATATTTTCTGTCCGATGTACGCTTCCATCGAATACATCGAAAAATATGCGCAGCAGCCACAAACGCGGCCGCTCATTTTGTGTGAATATGCGCACGCGATGGGTAACAGCACCGGCAACCTGCAGGATTATTGGGATGTGATAAAAAAATACGACCATCTGCAGGGCGGCTTTATCTGGGACTGGGTGGATCAGGGGATTTTGGTTTCCGAAGAATCCGGCACGCAATATTATGCTTATGGTGGCGACTTTGGCGGCAAGGATGTTCCGAGCGATGGAAACTTCTGCATCAACGGACTGGTTTCGCCCGACCGCACGCCGCACCCTGCGATGGCAGAGGTGAAAAAGGTATATCAGCCTTTGGAAATTGTGCCGGTGAATCCACTGGGCGGACGCTTTCATATCATTAACCAACACGACTTTTTGAACCTTTCACATTTCAACCTGCGGTGGGAAATAATGTCGCAAGGACGCATATTGCTGGAAGGAGTTATCAAGCGCCCTGCAGTGGCAGCGCAAACCAGCCGCACCTTCGATCTGGCTTACGACACATTGCATCAGCAGGCGGGTGAGGAGTATTTTATCAATTTCAGCCTGCAAACCAATGGTGCCGATGGGTTGCTGCCGGCAGGTTATCCCGTGGCAACAGCTCAGTTTCCCATCCCTAACTATATGCCGCCTGTAAAAGTTGTTCCGCCGGCTGCCGGTGAGCTGCAAGTAATTGAACTGGAGGGCTTATTACGCTTTAGCGGAAAAGATTTTAAAATAGATTTTAATAAAAATAGTGGTGAAATGGTGCGATGGACAGCCGACGGAAAGGAGTTGCTGGAGAAGCCGATGGATTTTAACTTTTGGCGTGCACCAACCGATAATGATTTTGGCAACGGGCTGGATAAACGGTGTAAGATCTGGAAGACAGCTCCCGAAACCAGAGTTTTGCGCAAAGCAACTTTTACAGCCATCGATGGCAGCCAGGCGATTTTCACGGCCGCTTATTATCTGCCCGAAGTAATGGCGGATCTGGTTGTAGAATACACGATTAACGGGCGCGGCGAAGTGATGGTGGACGAGCGGCTGACAATGCTGCCGCCACCCGATCCTGATGTGGAAGTGCTTTCGACTTCACGCGCAGGTTTTGGCCGCGCACTCGACCTCGATGCATTGCCCTCCAAGCTGCAGCTCGATTATGAATATTCAGATAAATTGATGGATTTTACAATCGAAACACTAGTCTATCCTTCGGCTTTCGGCAGCAACAATACCATCTGGGATAATGCCGAATGGGCAAAAAACCGTCTGCATTACGAATTTCGTGACAACGGAAAATTGTGTTTCTGTCTGGCCGGCAATGAGCAGATAACGCTGGATTTTCCTTTTGCCGATGCCCAATGGTATCTGATTTCGGCGGTTTACAGCAGCACCAAAGGAATAGTGAAATTTTATTTGGATGGAGATTTGATTTCAGAAAATACGATCACCGACGGTGTGGCAGCCGACTTTTCCGGAGAGAGCTATTTAGGCGGCTACCGGCAGGGCGAGCGGTTATTTCGGGGTAAGATTGACGAATTCAGGCTTTGGGATGTTGCCCGTACTGCCGAAGAAATCAAAGCAAATGCTGCGAAGCCACCTAGCGGAGACGAGAAAAATCTGATTCTTTATCTGGATTTTGAAAACATGTCACAAATGAAAACCATGACCAGAAACAAAGTGCTGGCAACCTACATCGACCTGCGCACGCTCCGTCCGGAGCTGCCGCGTTTTGGGATGCGCTGGGCAATGCCCGGACGTTACGACAACCTACAGTGGTTTGGCCGTGGGCCGCACGAAAATTATATCGACCGAAACACAGGAGCTTTCGTCGGCAAATACAACAGTACTGCTGCCGAACAATATTTCCCCTATGTCCGCCCGCAGGAGAATGGTAATAAAACTGACATCCGCTGGATGATGCTGACGGATGATGCCGGCAACGGATTGCTAATTGATGGATTGCCCATGTTTTCAGGCTCGACGTTGCACAATAGCATCGAAGATTTCGACCAGGGTACCAAGAGCAATTACCGTCATACCAACGATATCACTTTGCGCGACACTGTTTTCGTGACTGTCGATTTGAAGCAGATGGGCGTTGGCGGTGATGATAGCTGGGGATCACGAACTCATCCGCAATACTTGCTGCCGGCAGCAGATTATCAGTTTACCTTTCGCATGCGCCCGGTGCGCAACGGCCAGCCCGACCCATTCCGGTTCAGGCAATGGGAGGTAGGAGAGTAA
- the atpA gene encoding F0F1 ATP synthase subunit alpha, translated as MSQIRPAEVSEILRQELAGFKTESELEETGSVLTIGDGIARVYGLSNAESGELVEFEKGNLKGIVLNLEQDNVGIVLLGEVRDVKEGDTVKRTGRIASINVGMGLLGRVINTLGQPIDGKGEIQGETWELPLERKAPGVIYRQPVNEPLQTGLKAVDAMIPIGRGQRELIIGDRQTGKTAIAIDTIINQKEFFDKGEPVYCIYVASGQKGSTVANIVKILEDKGALPYTVIVTATASDPAAMQFYAPFAGAAIGEFFRDTGRPALVIFDDLSKQAVAYREVSLLLRRPPGREAYPGDVFYLHSRLLERAAKIIDNDDIARQMNDLPDSIRHMVKGGGSLTALPIIETQAGDVSAYIPTNVISITDGQIFLESNLFNAGIRPAINVGISVSRVGGNAQIKSMKKVAGTLKLDQAQFRELEAFAKFGSDLDAATMNVLEKGRRNVEILKQPQYSPMSVEQQVAIIFCGVRGLLRRVPLNSIRDFEIEFLHQLEVQHSNLLKNLRDGKLLDDDAETLEKVAREVAGKYAKQ; from the coding sequence ATGTCACAGATAAGACCCGCCGAAGTATCGGAAATATTACGTCAGGAACTTGCCGGTTTCAAGACCGAGAGCGAGCTCGAAGAAACCGGTTCGGTGCTTACGATAGGCGACGGCATTGCCCGTGTGTATGGATTGAGCAATGCTGAGTCGGGCGAGCTGGTAGAATTTGAAAAAGGAAATTTAAAAGGTATCGTTCTCAATCTGGAACAGGACAACGTAGGAATTGTGTTGCTGGGCGAGGTGCGTGATGTGAAAGAGGGCGACACAGTGAAACGTACCGGACGTATCGCGTCCATTAATGTAGGAATGGGATTGCTGGGGCGTGTCATCAACACGCTGGGTCAGCCCATCGACGGCAAAGGCGAGATACAAGGCGAGACGTGGGAGCTGCCCCTGGAGCGCAAAGCACCGGGAGTAATCTACCGGCAGCCGGTAAACGAGCCGCTGCAGACAGGACTTAAAGCTGTGGATGCCATGATTCCTATTGGCCGGGGCCAGCGCGAGCTAATTATCGGCGACCGCCAGACGGGGAAAACAGCCATTGCTATTGACACCATCATTAACCAAAAAGAATTTTTCGACAAAGGCGAACCTGTGTATTGCATCTATGTGGCTTCCGGACAAAAAGGATCCACGGTGGCCAACATTGTAAAAATACTCGAAGACAAAGGTGCGCTGCCATACACCGTCATCGTTACAGCCACCGCCAGCGATCCGGCTGCCATGCAATTTTATGCGCCCTTTGCCGGCGCCGCTATCGGCGAATTTTTCCGCGACACCGGTCGTCCGGCACTCGTCATTTTCGACGACTTGTCGAAGCAGGCAGTAGCTTACCGCGAAGTGTCGTTGCTGTTGCGCCGTCCGCCTGGCCGCGAAGCTTATCCCGGCGACGTTTTTTATCTGCACTCTCGCCTGCTCGAACGCGCTGCCAAAATTATCGACAACGACGACATAGCTCGTCAGATGAACGACCTGCCCGATTCCATCCGGCACATGGTAAAAGGCGGTGGTTCACTCACAGCTTTACCCATCATCGAAACACAGGCCGGCGACGTTTCTGCCTACATTCCTACCAACGTTATTTCTATTACCGACGGACAAATATTCCTCGAGTCGAACCTGTTCAACGCAGGTATCCGTCCGGCTATCAATGTGGGTATCTCGGTGTCGAGGGTGGGTGGTAATGCCCAGATCAAATCGATGAAGAAAGTAGCAGGCACGCTAAAGCTTGACCAGGCACAGTTTCGCGAACTGGAAGCTTTCGCCAAATTTGGCTCCGACCTGGATGCTGCTACCATGAATGTGCTCGAAAAAGGTCGCCGTAATGTGGAGATACTTAAGCAGCCACAATATTCTCCTATGTCGGTAGAGCAACAGGTTGCCATCATCTTTTGCGGCGTCCGCGGACTTCTGCGCAGAGTGCCATTGAACAGCATTCGCGACTTTGAAATAGAATTTCTGCACCAGCTCGAAGTTCAACACAGTAATCTTCTTAAAAATTTGCGTGACGGCAAGCTGCTGGACGATGATGCCGAGACACTCGAAAAAGTAGCACGTGAAGTTGCTGGTAAATACGCGAAACAGTAA
- the atpG gene encoding ATP synthase F1 subunit gamma, producing the protein MANLKEVRSRIDSVNSTKQITSAMKMVSAAKLRKAQRALHNMRPYALKLTEIVDHISASLGENIGSIYTEQRAPEKVLIVAIASNRGLSGPFNANVAKEAMEHLLQNYRPQFEAGQVDIFTIGKRVFEFLKSRKIDVARRNDQLLDDLSFENVEALAQMLQKEFADGKYDRIDIVYNQFKNAAVQLLTIEQLLPIAPQESISDSAKEKSNIYYLFEPSKEEILLQLIPKALTIQLYKALLDSAASEHGARMTAMHKATDNADELIKSLRLSYNKARQAAITNEILEIVSGAEALR; encoded by the coding sequence ATGGCCAATTTAAAGGAAGTACGTTCACGCATTGATTCGGTAAATTCTACCAAGCAAATTACCAGCGCCATGAAGATGGTATCGGCGGCCAAGTTGCGCAAAGCGCAAAGAGCCTTGCACAACATGCGTCCTTATGCTTTAAAATTGACTGAGATTGTGGATCACATCAGTGCCAGCCTGGGCGAGAACATTGGGAGCATTTACACGGAGCAGCGGGCACCCGAAAAAGTATTAATCGTGGCAATTGCCTCCAATCGGGGACTATCAGGCCCCTTTAATGCTAACGTGGCCAAAGAGGCAATGGAACACCTACTCCAAAATTACAGACCACAATTTGAAGCCGGACAGGTAGATATCTTTACCATTGGCAAAAGAGTATTCGAATTTCTCAAATCAAGAAAAATTGATGTGGCACGTCGAAACGATCAACTGCTCGACGATCTGTCGTTCGAAAACGTGGAAGCTTTGGCTCAAATGCTGCAGAAAGAATTTGCCGATGGAAAGTACGATCGCATCGATATCGTTTACAATCAGTTTAAAAATGCTGCTGTCCAGTTGCTAACCATTGAGCAACTTCTGCCCATAGCGCCGCAGGAATCAATATCGGATTCCGCCAAAGAGAAAAGCAATATCTATTACCTCTTCGAGCCATCCAAGGAAGAAATTCTCCTCCAACTCATCCCAAAAGCCTTGACCATACAATTATACAAGGCGCTGCTCGACTCGGCCGCTTCTGAACACGGTGCCCGCATGACTGCCATGCACAAAGCCACCGACAACGCCGACGAGCTCATCAAAAGCCTCAGGCTATCCTACAACAAAGCCCGTCAGGCAGCCATCACCAACGAAATATTGGAGATCGTAAGTGGCGCCGAAGCGTTGAGGTAG
- a CDS encoding ROK family transcriptional regulator: MNEIISTHVSHDPVFMQNGNLATFTNLSRKRYLQKKRILYHLYNKGKLSNPEICKLTNMSSPSIQKLLKELIGESLVREEGIGQSIGGRRPLMFGINAPARFVVGINISLSSTEIGVFNLSNQLLGKIQIFKRQLENTQTFVDEVHQEVMRVLATANVELDHVLGIGIAITGLNDPRSGSSYSHLNFSEKSVRVLFEEKFGKPVFTDNDARLMALGEYVFGSAAGQENVLCINIGSGIGMGMILNGRLYQGHSGFAGEFGHIKIQEDGLLCMCGKHGCLETVASGDALTRMALATVAAGKATILSQHTFDMDCNTIIDAALQGDQEAIGLIAQIGNFLGKGLSTLIHLFNPETIILGGHMSRAQQFLLDPVHQTLNKYTIGQIKNATRLVTSTLGEKAAVMGALALVMEHVFEDLNYN, encoded by the coding sequence ATGAACGAAATTATCTCTACCCATGTAAGCCACGACCCGGTGTTTATGCAAAACGGGAATCTGGCCACTTTTACCAACCTCTCACGAAAGCGTTATCTGCAGAAAAAGCGCATTCTGTACCACCTCTACAACAAAGGAAAGTTGTCGAATCCTGAAATCTGTAAACTCACCAACATGAGCTCGCCATCCATACAAAAACTCCTCAAAGAACTTATCGGAGAAAGTCTGGTACGCGAAGAAGGCATCGGCCAAAGTATCGGGGGACGCCGTCCGCTGATGTTTGGTATCAATGCTCCGGCACGGTTCGTAGTGGGCATCAACATCAGCCTGAGCTCCACCGAAATTGGCGTTTTTAATCTTAGCAATCAGTTGCTTGGTAAAATTCAAATATTCAAACGGCAGCTTGAGAATACGCAGACTTTCGTCGATGAAGTTCATCAGGAGGTAATGCGGGTTTTAGCTACAGCAAATGTTGAGCTTGATCATGTGCTTGGGATTGGCATCGCCATCACCGGACTGAACGATCCCCGCTCGGGTTCGAGCTATTCACATCTTAATTTTTCCGAGAAATCGGTGAGAGTTTTATTTGAAGAAAAATTTGGCAAGCCTGTATTTACCGACAATGATGCCCGTCTGATGGCGCTGGGCGAATATGTGTTTGGGAGTGCTGCCGGCCAGGAGAATGTGTTGTGCATCAACATTGGTTCCGGCATTGGGATGGGCATGATCCTCAACGGAAGGCTTTACCAGGGACATTCCGGCTTTGCCGGGGAATTTGGGCATATCAAGATTCAGGAAGATGGCCTGTTGTGCATGTGCGGAAAACATGGCTGTCTGGAAACGGTGGCTTCGGGCGACGCCCTTACGCGCATGGCTCTGGCAACGGTGGCTGCCGGAAAAGCTACCATATTATCCCAGCATACATTCGATATGGACTGCAATACCATTATTGATGCAGCACTTCAAGGCGATCAGGAAGCCATCGGCCTTATTGCCCAGATAGGTAATTTCCTTGGCAAGGGACTCTCTACACTCATCCATCTTTTCAATCCGGAGACCATTATCCTGGGAGGTCACATGTCGCGTGCGCAGCAGTTTTTGCTCGACCCGGTGCATCAAACGCTTAACAAATACACCATTGGCCAGATAAAGAACGCAACCCGTTTGGTTACTTCCACGCTGGGTGAAAAAGCTGCCGTGATGGGCGCCCTGGCGCTGGTGATGGAACATGTTTTTGAAGATTTAAACTATAATTGA
- the atpE gene encoding ATP synthase F0 subunit C: MEFLTILLQVATDFAPYAKIGAAFGAGVAAIAAAFGIGGIGRAAVEAIARQPEAAGDIRSSMIVSAALIEGVTFFAGVVCLLIVIL; the protein is encoded by the coding sequence ATGGAATTTTTAACCATCTTATTACAGGTAGCAACTGATTTTGCACCTTACGCAAAAATAGGCGCCGCTTTCGGTGCTGGAGTAGCAGCAATTGCAGCCGCCTTCGGCATCGGAGGGATAGGCCGTGCTGCCGTCGAAGCCATTGCCCGTCAACCGGAAGCTGCCGGCGACATTCGCTCCAGCATGATTGTGTCTGCGGCACTCATCGAAGGTGTTACCTTCTTTGCTGGTGTAGTGTGCCTGCTCATTGTGATACTGTAG